The following proteins are encoded in a genomic region of Syntrophorhabdaceae bacterium:
- a CDS encoding alcohol dehydrogenase catalytic domain-containing protein, translating into MKAVVWNEKLEFPKDFPVPVPREGEALIKVRVAGICNTDLEIFKGYMGFKGIPGHEFTGIVERVAGGPDDLIGRRVVGEINCSCGVCSYCLQGMKSHCPRRTTLGIAERNGAFAEYLTLPAINLLEVPRGLSDEEAVFTEPLAAAVEITDQNHVKPTDRVLVMGDGKLGLLSVFVLSLTQAHVTLVGKHGWKLDIARKAGIEAISVDHLPPDEKYDMVVEATGRAEGIGEALVRVKPRGTIILKSTVAGGNSINLTPIVINEIKVIGSRCGPFGPALRALSQGSVDVKPLISGIYPIEKAREAFEAARTQGALKILLDFREE; encoded by the coding sequence ATGAAAGCGGTTGTCTGGAATGAAAAACTTGAATTCCCGAAAGATTTTCCCGTGCCCGTACCCCGGGAAGGCGAGGCCCTCATCAAGGTGCGCGTGGCGGGGATATGCAATACGGACCTCGAGATCTTCAAGGGCTACATGGGGTTCAAGGGTATCCCGGGCCATGAGTTCACCGGAATCGTGGAGCGCGTCGCGGGGGGACCGGACGACCTTATTGGCAGACGCGTGGTGGGGGAGATCAATTGCTCCTGCGGTGTCTGCTCTTATTGCCTTCAGGGCATGAAGAGCCACTGTCCCCGCAGGACCACCCTCGGGATTGCAGAGAGGAACGGCGCTTTTGCAGAATACCTGACCCTTCCTGCGATCAACCTTCTGGAGGTGCCTCGGGGGCTTTCCGATGAAGAGGCGGTTTTTACCGAGCCTCTGGCCGCAGCCGTGGAGATTACCGACCAGAATCACGTGAAGCCCACGGACCGGGTGCTCGTGATGGGAGATGGAAAGCTCGGCCTTCTCTCGGTTTTTGTCCTCTCCTTAACCCAGGCTCATGTGACCCTTGTGGGAAAACACGGGTGGAAGCTCGATATCGCACGAAAAGCGGGCATCGAGGCGATTTCCGTCGATCACCTTCCTCCTGACGAAAAATACGATATGGTGGTGGAAGCTACGGGTCGGGCGGAGGGTATCGGGGAGGCGCTCGTCCGGGTGAAGCCCAGGGGGACCATCATACTGAAGAGCACGGTCGCCGGTGGGAACTCAATAAATCTGACACCCATAGTCATCAATGAGATCAAGGTAATCGGGTCGCGCTGCGGCCCCTTCGGACCGGCCCTGAGGGCTTTGTCTCAGGGGTCTGTGGATGTAAAGCCTCTTATCTCGGGCATCTATCCTATTGAAAAGGCACGGGAAGCCTTTGAGGCTGCACGCACCCAAGGGGCGCTCAAGATCCTCCTCGATTTTAGAGAAGAGTGA
- the nudC gene encoding NAD(+) diphosphatase: MDGRFLPSAQGTHDATEAGWRFIFRDRKMLLIINGEALAVPLVKDSRDLGVDPVSERFIGILDGVPCYGVEAGGGEAPAGGSWHGLRSLYGRIDGLTHKIAMRAIHLLEWEKNEHYCGRCGSETVNKAEVIAKECPRCGHTVFPRISPAVIVLVQKEGKVLLARATRFAERMYSVLAGFVEPGESLEETVMREIEEEVGIKVKNIRYFGSQPWPFPDSLMIAFTADYESGEIAIDGVEIEEAAWFDPDQLPRIPGRISVARKLIDWFVEARMKKPAAGAVVEKSYGPDE; this comes from the coding sequence ATGGACGGCCGGTTTTTACCTTCTGCACAGGGAACTCACGATGCAACTGAAGCAGGATGGCGGTTCATTTTCAGAGACCGGAAGATGCTGCTAATTATAAATGGCGAAGCCCTTGCGGTGCCGCTCGTGAAAGACTCCCGGGACCTGGGAGTCGATCCCGTGTCCGAGAGGTTCATCGGAATTCTCGACGGGGTGCCCTGTTATGGTGTGGAAGCCGGGGGCGGCGAGGCTCCCGCGGGAGGATCATGGCACGGTCTCAGGTCCCTCTACGGCCGCATCGATGGGTTGACCCATAAAATCGCCATGAGGGCCATCCACCTCCTTGAATGGGAGAAGAACGAGCATTACTGCGGGCGGTGCGGCTCCGAGACAGTAAACAAGGCCGAGGTCATTGCAAAAGAGTGCCCCCGATGCGGACATACTGTTTTTCCCCGAATTTCCCCGGCAGTGATTGTGCTGGTCCAAAAGGAGGGTAAGGTCCTCCTTGCGAGGGCAACTCGTTTTGCCGAACGGATGTACAGCGTGCTTGCCGGCTTTGTGGAGCCGGGAGAATCACTGGAAGAGACCGTGATGAGGGAGATCGAAGAAGAGGTTGGAATAAAGGTCAAGAATATACGGTACTTCGGAAGCCAGCCATGGCCTTTCCCCGATTCGCTCATGATAGCCTTTACCGCCGATTACGAGAGCGGTGAGATCGCGATCGACGGCGTCGAGATAGAGGAAGCGGCATGGTTCGATCCGGACCAGCTGCCCCGCATTCCCGGGAGGATAAGCGTGGCCCGAAAGCTGATAGACTGGTTCGTGGAGGCCCGTATGAAAAAGCCGGCTGCAGGCGCGGTCGTGGAAAAGAGTTACGGCCCTGATGAATGA
- a CDS encoding PAC2 family protein, protein MVRLGAFRLSGPAKECRRPLVLAVLRPWIDVNNVGSLLLKELKERYGARRWGELAMPGRFYDFTRYRPVIDLEEGIRGMAVPNTTIYRAKREGENDLLLLRLLEPHNLAEVYIASVMKLLKAVEASRYVLLGSMYDAVPHTRPLLVSGYGMGAGGREDVARAGAAPITYRGPSSLLNLITKEAADAGIDAAVFIVSLPQYVAVDEDHQGKLRLLELLSTLYNIPIAGEDFEKAREQMRMIDLRVETTPEAKLLLPQLEKAYDARVGEMERGDESSLSDLEEIFRNTPGHDIGKA, encoded by the coding sequence ATGGTGAGACTCGGCGCTTTTCGATTATCCGGGCCCGCAAAAGAGTGCAGGAGACCCTTGGTCCTGGCCGTTCTCCGGCCATGGATCGACGTAAACAACGTGGGCAGCCTGCTCCTCAAGGAGTTGAAAGAGCGCTACGGGGCCCGAAGGTGGGGGGAACTGGCGATGCCGGGCCGATTCTATGATTTTACCCGTTACAGGCCGGTCATAGACCTCGAAGAGGGCATCCGAGGGATGGCCGTCCCCAATACCACGATTTATCGTGCGAAAAGGGAGGGAGAAAACGATCTTCTTCTGCTGCGCCTTTTGGAGCCCCATAATCTCGCCGAGGTCTATATTGCCTCAGTAATGAAACTTCTCAAGGCAGTGGAAGCGAGCAGGTACGTGCTCCTCGGCAGCATGTACGACGCTGTCCCCCATACGCGGCCGCTGCTCGTGAGCGGTTACGGCATGGGAGCCGGCGGCCGGGAGGACGTGGCCAGGGCAGGGGCGGCGCCCATCACCTATCGGGGGCCTTCATCACTGCTTAATCTTATTACCAAAGAAGCTGCCGATGCAGGCATCGACGCGGCCGTATTTATTGTCTCTCTGCCCCAGTATGTGGCCGTTGACGAGGACCACCAGGGGAAGCTCAGGCTCCTGGAGCTTTTGAGCACCCTTTATAATATCCCCATAGCCGGAGAAGATTTTGAGAAAGCCCGCGAGCAGATGCGTATGATCGACCTACGGGTCGAAACCACCCCGGAGGCGAAACTTCTCCTCCCTCAACTCGAAAAAGCCTATGACGCGCGGGTGGGAGAAATGGAGAGGGGGGACGAATCAAGCCTCTCCGATCTGGAAGAGATATTCCGGAACACTCCGGGCCACGATATAGGGAAAGCATAG
- a CDS encoding ParA family protein: MRVIAVINQKGGVGKTTATVNVGRGLSLLGKKVMLIDMDPQSHMTYSLGVQAHELGKSIYDLLKGEASLADVTLTMNNHKNLKIIPSTLDLSGAEIELASVPGRESILKECLKGIKGIDFVLMDCPPGLGLLTLNALTTAKELFICLQTEYLALQGIGKLMETVEIVRKRLNRNLGVSGIICTRFDRRKKLNREVVHKIKEYFGETVFRTMIRENVAIAEAPTKGLPIFDYAPKSNGAADYMSLCKEIIKRGGSDGK, translated from the coding sequence ATGAGGGTTATAGCAGTCATCAATCAAAAGGGAGGAGTGGGCAAGACGACCGCCACGGTCAATGTGGGCAGAGGTCTCTCCCTGCTGGGCAAGAAAGTGATGCTCATCGATATGGACCCCCAATCGCACATGACTTATTCCCTTGGAGTGCAGGCACACGAATTGGGTAAATCTATTTACGACCTCCTTAAAGGGGAGGCGTCACTGGCCGATGTCACACTGACCATGAATAACCATAAGAATCTGAAAATCATCCCCTCCACTCTCGATCTGTCCGGGGCTGAAATTGAGCTCGCCTCCGTGCCCGGAAGAGAGTCGATCCTGAAAGAATGCCTGAAAGGGATAAAAGGAATTGATTTCGTCCTGATGGATTGCCCTCCCGGGCTGGGGCTCCTTACTCTAAATGCCCTCACCACCGCAAAGGAGCTGTTCATTTGCCTCCAGACAGAATACCTCGCCCTCCAGGGGATAGGCAAACTGATGGAGACGGTGGAGATCGTACGGAAAAGGCTCAACAGGAACCTTGGCGTCTCAGGGATCATCTGCACCAGGTTTGACAGGAGAAAGAAACTCAACAGGGAAGTAGTCCATAAAATAAAGGAATATTTCGGCGAAACGGTTTTCAGGACAATGATAAGGGAAAATGTCGCGATTGCAGAGGCGCCGACCAAGGGTCTCCCCATATTCGATTATGCGCCGAAAAGCAATGGTGCGGCGGACTATATGAGCCTGTGCAAAGAGATCATTAAGAGGGGAGGATCTGATGGGAAATAA